The following coding sequences are from one Ruminococcus flavefaciens AE3010 window:
- a CDS encoding NPCBM/NEW2 domain-containing protein — protein MNHKKLFAAVLAMSMSFSTVPFMNNFVNDNAITVSAASTEQVNVLPSLKATDKSNAVCHSNSDKAAFQMDGRIYYQGVVLTGKSSITFNVENINKLSWKLGHVDNTDRYNMTMKVYLDDELADSVPISWYMLAMDYDIDVSKASKIKIVMEGSSYGSYAMGDVTSDKESPSVTAKAREYSKVGDILTGCFDSNHVKIYQGNDKTAGFNMNGRTYHQGIVFTGSYSNEYTTVSMNVEGISKLSWTIGHIDNAYRYAGKLNVYVDDELTESSNLTWNMELEKFELDLPKGAKVIRIELEQNDNQYAIADIKADSLDAGIECSIPTFSKASAFIDSGFNNTNVTKYTGSSKANSYNVNGRTYYQGLTFKYQYSTDIPTLTYNVENIDKLSFNIGRVDNSGAQNGVLYIYRDNEEYDAIPLKAYMPISECEVDLKGTKNLRFVLKADSQCTYALMNIHADALAPEIDYTTPKYDKVSKFIDSVFNTNYISWYNGSTKADYYNMNGRTYYEGIVLTGDYGAYDSNVCLNVEDVNKISWTMGHVDDSGYYDGMMYVYLDEELIDKVDLEWWMKLQDYSIDVSKGNVLRVYLDREGGTKFALADIAADDRKTSNPHVVPKYDTVKDFLKSGYNSNRVTIYNGESPKINKFFMSGDEYTQGIRYYGEYGSYDSAVSFNTENVKSINFKIGHVDETGKSDAKLIVYKNGLETESIPLTSDMLVKDYTIDTSDAEYVRFYLDREGGSEYAMADIKLVSSETPAVTTTTTAVTTSTTTTAKPVTSTTAAPAKTSTTTSAKPVTSTTTIVTTTVTTGTTKPVEYKLGDVNNDGKINAVDASTVLTYYANISTNKDGGLTEAQKKAADIDNNGDINAVDASYILSYYAYTSTTKEEIIPIEEYMKKK, from the coding sequence ATGAACCACAAAAAACTCTTTGCTGCTGTTCTGGCAATGTCAATGTCATTCAGTACCGTTCCTTTTATGAACAATTTCGTTAATGACAATGCCATAACAGTCAGTGCTGCATCTACTGAACAGGTAAATGTACTTCCCTCTCTCAAAGCAACAGATAAAAGCAACGCTGTGTGCCATTCAAATTCGGATAAGGCTGCTTTTCAAATGGACGGAAGGATCTATTATCAGGGCGTAGTTCTTACGGGAAAGTCAAGTATAACCTTCAATGTTGAAAATATCAATAAGCTTTCGTGGAAGCTGGGACACGTTGACAATACAGACAGATACAATATGACCATGAAAGTGTATCTTGATGATGAGCTTGCAGACAGCGTACCAATTTCATGGTATATGCTCGCCATGGATTATGATATTGACGTTTCCAAGGCTTCAAAGATCAAGATCGTAATGGAGGGTTCAAGCTACGGCAGCTACGCTATGGGAGATGTCACATCTGATAAGGAATCCCCGTCTGTCACTGCAAAGGCTCGCGAGTACAGCAAGGTCGGCGATATACTTACAGGCTGCTTTGACAGCAATCATGTCAAGATATATCAGGGAAACGATAAAACAGCCGGCTTCAATATGAACGGCAGAACATACCATCAGGGTATAGTTTTTACAGGTTCATACAGCAATGAGTACACTACTGTTTCAATGAATGTTGAGGGCATCTCAAAGCTCAGCTGGACCATAGGTCACATCGACAATGCCTACAGATACGCAGGAAAGCTCAATGTATATGTAGATGACGAGCTTACCGAAAGCAGTAATCTTACATGGAACATGGAGCTTGAAAAATTTGAGCTTGATCTGCCGAAGGGAGCTAAGGTGATCCGTATAGAGCTTGAGCAGAACGATAACCAGTATGCGATAGCAGACATAAAAGCCGATTCTCTTGATGCAGGCATTGAATGCAGTATACCGACGTTCTCAAAGGCAAGTGCTTTTATTGACAGCGGCTTCAATAATACAAATGTTACAAAGTACACAGGCTCCAGCAAGGCAAACAGCTATAATGTAAACGGTCGTACATATTATCAGGGACTCACATTCAAATACCAATACAGCACAGATATCCCGACTCTGACATATAATGTTGAGAATATCGACAAGCTGTCCTTCAACATAGGAAGAGTCGATAACAGCGGCGCTCAGAACGGAGTCCTTTACATTTACCGTGACAACGAAGAATACGATGCGATACCCCTTAAAGCCTATATGCCCATAAGCGAATGTGAGGTAGACTTAAAGGGCACAAAGAACCTGCGCTTTGTATTGAAGGCAGACAGCCAGTGTACCTATGCACTTATGAATATCCATGCAGATGCTCTTGCACCCGAGATAGATTATACCACACCTAAATATGATAAGGTGAGCAAGTTTATTGACAGCGTGTTCAATACTAATTATATCAGTTGGTATAACGGAAGCACCAAGGCAGACTATTATAACATGAACGGCAGAACATACTATGAGGGTATCGTGCTCACAGGTGATTACGGCGCCTATGATTCCAATGTATGCCTGAATGTTGAAGATGTCAATAAAATATCATGGACTATGGGACATGTTGATGATTCAGGATACTATGACGGTATGATGTACGTTTATCTTGATGAGGAGCTTATTGACAAGGTGGATCTGGAATGGTGGATGAAATTACAGGATTACAGCATCGATGTTTCAAAGGGTAATGTTCTGCGTGTATACCTTGACCGTGAGGGCGGAACAAAGTTTGCACTTGCAGATATCGCAGCCGATGACAGAAAGACTTCAAATCCTCATGTCGTTCCAAAGTACGATACGGTCAAGGATTTCCTTAAATCAGGATATAACTCCAACAGAGTCACTATCTATAACGGCGAGAGTCCGAAGATAAACAAGTTCTTTATGAGCGGCGATGAATATACTCAGGGAATAAGATACTACGGCGAGTATGGTTCATATGACTCGGCTGTAAGCTTCAACACAGAAAATGTCAAGAGCATTAACTTCAAGATCGGTCATGTAGATGAAACCGGTAAAAGCGATGCCAAGCTTATAGTATATAAAAACGGACTTGAGACCGAGAGCATACCGCTTACATCTGATATGCTCGTAAAAGACTATACTATTGATACAAGTGACGCAGAGTATGTTCGTTTCTACCTTGACCGTGAAGGCGGTTCTGAATATGCTATGGCTGATATAAAGCTTGTCAGCAGTGAGACACCGGCAGTGACTACCACAACAACTGCTGTAACTACATCAACTACAACTACTGCTAAGCCTGTTACAAGCACAACAGCGGCTCCTGCCAAGACTTCCACTACAACATCGGCTAAGCCTGTTACAAGTACAACAACGATCGTAACAACAACTGTTACAACAGGTACAACAAAACCTGTTGAGTACAAATTAGGCGATGTAAACAACGACGGCAAGATCAATGCTGTAGACGCTTCTACAGTCCTTACATACTACGCAAACATCTCCACAAATAAGGACGGCGGCTTAACCGAAGCTCAGAAGAAGGCAGCCGATATTGATAACAACGGTGATATCAACGCTGTAGATGCCTCATATATCCTTTCATACTATGCATATACTTCTACCACCAAGGAAGAGATCATACCTATCGAAGAATATATGAAAAAGAAATAA
- a CDS encoding glycoside hydrolase family 11 protein: MYKIKKHLLSALTAFAVTAAAMTVFPVNAVGETGASEVTKSVEASLTYYDEEFKAPYSCNDLMAWKADDDDGEATIVRNSVGGYYVCNWDSTRLAEFLVGEGKVQSIDEVKDCFVKYEAALKGTESYAIGAVAECYDAENKKAAEIRVLDSYTEDAFSADTDNAKKISINGADYYVSITEEENVPVEIIYIVRCESLEGDSISEKIDFKAIDAELKDNGFKIEIGKQPKLYIRGTGEKGKIFVNDVTLANVPHKESIKVENHYDSRNPVWLNGQYYSYSSLDKGLRNGMTVSDDGTAHCMYENCNTNSDSAFFRGILDEKAVSFDEYEKMNVHYETTIKAKDKYAVGVELFDRDSITSINIVQFSNTKDFVDDGHDRADVEHLDCVEVDGIKYDIYSRTFNYESCMSLPAPQIWCISQVSFEQEGYGAVGDIDLKKHYDVWLKNYLEKTNKISEILMFAESFGTGRGEFDLENAEFDLVKKDDIYNRVIDNTSINAPAEPIIEGGSMVFCTENGKCTLKKNGTIVGDCFQNYDDSVFKFGKSMNFEMADEQIDNDKGDFINMNFKANISTDGNYSIGAEGRMCDEHGEEYIDFYMYPVLNYDAVPKEAKYLGTEEFTDREYDIYVYYNNHVVTAGGKKNVKYYCIAKTKTPNDTIASGTIYLLDAVIAWKNAGLEVGPITNVALNANICGIGSGEIELVRNDIIVERVNREKFTSDDICLFQKYLLGEKCDLNGKNFDLNYDGVFDNFDMIELRRQVLDKY, from the coding sequence ATGTACAAAATAAAAAAGCATCTTTTGTCAGCTTTGACTGCCTTCGCTGTAACAGCGGCAGCTATGACTGTTTTTCCTGTAAATGCTGTGGGAGAGACGGGGGCTTCAGAGGTGACAAAAAGTGTCGAGGCAAGTCTGACTTATTATGACGAGGAATTCAAGGCTCCTTATTCATGCAATGACCTCATGGCATGGAAGGCGGATGACGATGATGGCGAGGCAACAATCGTTCGTAATTCTGTGGGCGGTTATTACGTTTGTAACTGGGACAGTACAAGACTTGCGGAGTTCCTTGTTGGTGAGGGAAAGGTACAGTCTATAGACGAGGTCAAGGATTGCTTCGTAAAATATGAGGCAGCCCTTAAAGGCACAGAAAGCTATGCTATTGGAGCTGTGGCGGAATGCTACGATGCTGAGAATAAAAAAGCAGCAGAAATAAGAGTTCTTGACTCATATACAGAGGACGCTTTCAGTGCAGATACCGATAATGCAAAAAAAATAAGCATAAACGGCGCTGATTACTATGTAAGCATCACTGAAGAGGAGAACGTTCCTGTTGAGATCATATATATTGTCCGCTGCGAGAGCCTTGAGGGTGACAGCATAAGCGAAAAGATAGACTTTAAGGCGATAGACGCCGAGTTAAAGGATAATGGCTTTAAAATAGAAATAGGTAAGCAGCCTAAGCTTTATATCCGCGGAACAGGCGAAAAGGGAAAGATATTCGTGAATGATGTTACTTTGGCCAATGTTCCTCACAAGGAGAGTATAAAAGTTGAGAACCATTATGACTCACGCAACCCTGTCTGGCTTAATGGACAGTATTACTCCTATTCGTCGCTGGATAAAGGCTTACGCAACGGAATGACGGTCTCTGATGACGGAACAGCTCACTGTATGTATGAAAATTGTAATACCAATTCGGACAGTGCGTTTTTCAGAGGTATTCTTGACGAAAAGGCAGTGTCTTTTGATGAATATGAAAAGATGAACGTTCACTATGAGACGACAATAAAGGCTAAGGACAAATATGCAGTGGGAGTTGAGCTCTTTGATCGTGACAGTATAACGTCGATAAATATTGTTCAGTTCAGTAATACAAAGGACTTTGTGGACGACGGTCATGACAGGGCTGATGTTGAACATCTTGACTGTGTTGAGGTAGACGGTATCAAGTATGATATTTATTCAAGGACATTTAACTATGAGTCCTGTATGAGCTTGCCTGCACCGCAGATATGGTGCATATCACAGGTCAGCTTTGAACAGGAGGGCTACGGAGCAGTTGGCGATATTGATCTCAAGAAACATTACGATGTTTGGCTAAAGAACTATTTGGAAAAGACAAACAAGATAAGCGAAATACTAATGTTTGCTGAATCATTTGGTACCGGAAGAGGTGAATTTGACCTTGAAAATGCTGAATTTGATCTTGTAAAGAAAGATGACATATATAACAGAGTGATTGACAATACATCGATAAACGCTCCTGCCGAGCCTATTATTGAGGGCGGCAGCATGGTTTTCTGTACAGAGAACGGAAAGTGTACCCTCAAAAAGAACGGCACTATCGTCGGTGACTGTTTCCAGAATTATGATGACAGCGTTTTCAAGTTTGGAAAGAGCATGAACTTTGAAATGGCAGACGAGCAGATAGACAATGATAAGGGCGACTTTATCAATATGAATTTCAAGGCTAATATAAGCACAGATGGTAATTACAGCATAGGTGCTGAGGGCCGAATGTGTGATGAGCACGGCGAGGAATACATAGATTTTTATATGTATCCTGTGCTGAATTATGATGCTGTTCCAAAAGAAGCCAAGTATCTCGGTACGGAGGAGTTTACCGACAGGGAATACGATATCTATGTGTACTATAACAATCATGTTGTCACTGCCGGTGGCAAAAAGAATGTGAAATATTATTGTATAGCTAAAACCAAGACTCCTAATGATACAATTGCATCAGGAACTATCTATCTTCTTGACGCTGTTATAGCATGGAAAAATGCTGGACTTGAAGTAGGTCCTATCACAAATGTAGCTCTTAATGCCAATATATGCGGCATTGGTAGCGGAGAGATAGAGCTTGTCCGTAATGATATTATAGTTGAGAGAGTTAACAGGGAAAAGTTTACATCAGATGATATATGTCTTTTCCAGAAATATCTCCTTGGCGAGAAATGCGACCTTAATGGAAAGAATTTCGACCTCAATTATGACGGAGTATTTGATAATTTCGATATGATAGAACTGAGAAGACAGGTTCTTGACAAATATTGA
- a CDS encoding DUF6548 family protein produces MRESDFLSLYIKVDKFIKDAYSSNEGVSEYIRQMEINCGKGYTYVQSWQTDYNELKRVRRLRNQLVHDDIFEVEEADYNWLEYFYNRLFAADDPMAKIRKVPKPAQRKPVQQNTQLPKPNFNQQVYQQTETRYDYKWHTDSNFEQVRFKEEKQPQKRPSLCERIIRFFFG; encoded by the coding sequence ATGCGTGAAAGTGATTTTTTAAGCCTTTATATAAAAGTTGATAAATTCATAAAGGACGCTTATTCATCAAACGAGGGCGTATCGGAGTACATCCGACAAATGGAGATCAACTGCGGAAAAGGATATACTTATGTTCAATCATGGCAAACTGACTACAACGAACTGAAACGTGTGCGCAGACTCAGAAACCAACTTGTTCACGATGATATTTTTGAAGTTGAAGAAGCAGATTACAATTGGCTTGAGTATTTCTATAACCGCTTGTTTGCAGCTGATGATCCAATGGCAAAGATACGTAAAGTTCCCAAACCAGCACAACGCAAACCAGTTCAACAGAACACACAGCTTCCAAAGCCAAACTTCAACCAGCAGGTCTATCAACAAACAGAAACAAGATACGATTACAAATGGCATACCGATTCAAACTTCGAGCAAGTTCGATTCAAAGAAGAAAAGCAGCCTCAGAAACGCCCAAGCTTATGTGAACGCATTATTCGTTTCTTTTTTGGATAA
- a CDS encoding TIGR03905 family TSCPD domain-containing protein, whose translation MEYKYKTKMVCSQEISFNIDGDVITNIRFMGGCNGNLKALSKVLDGWTVEQIEAKLKGNTCGQRPTSCADQLCVAVREAYESQK comes from the coding sequence ATGGAATACAAATACAAGACAAAAATGGTCTGTTCACAGGAAATAAGCTTCAATATCGACGGCGACGTTATCACCAATATCAGGTTCATGGGCGGCTGCAACGGCAACCTGAAGGCGCTGTCCAAGGTCCTTGACGGCTGGACCGTTGAGCAGATAGAGGCAAAGCTCAAGGGCAACACCTGCGGTCAGAGACCTACATCATGCGCTGATCAGCTCTGCGTGGCTGTCCGCGAGGCTTATGAGTCACAGAAATAA
- a CDS encoding N-acetylmuramoyl-L-alanine amidase yields MRKTHRKIVIGALLCGCALFTLYGASRIAERAENGALPVTLTNLDNEKPVIVLDAGHGGIDGGCTSAEGVPEKGINLDILLRLRDLLEINGYEVKVTRDTDRSIHDEGITGIAEQKSSDIDNRLGIFNGTDNAVCLSIHQNQFTDAKYSGAQMFYSNNNKNSEALARALQSRFRELLQPDNSREIKLCGKELFLCYYSDNPTVMAECGFLSNPEEAALLGTEDYREKVAFTLYSGISDFVNRKK; encoded by the coding sequence ATGAGAAAAACACACAGAAAAATAGTCATCGGAGCACTTTTGTGCGGCTGTGCGCTGTTCACTCTGTACGGAGCTTCACGTATCGCCGAGAGAGCAGAAAATGGAGCGCTTCCCGTGACACTCACAAATCTTGACAATGAGAAGCCCGTAATTGTACTTGACGCAGGGCACGGCGGCATAGACGGCGGCTGCACGTCGGCGGAGGGCGTACCCGAGAAGGGCATAAACCTCGATATACTGCTTCGGCTGAGAGACCTGCTGGAGATAAACGGCTACGAGGTCAAGGTGACCCGCGACACCGACAGGTCTATCCACGACGAGGGTATAACAGGCATTGCGGAGCAGAAGAGCTCCGATATTGACAACAGACTGGGAATATTCAACGGAACGGACAACGCTGTGTGCCTGTCCATACATCAGAACCAGTTCACGGACGCTAAATACAGCGGCGCCCAGATGTTCTATTCCAACAATAACAAGAACAGCGAGGCGCTGGCGCGGGCTCTGCAAAGCCGTTTCAGGGAGCTCCTACAGCCCGATAATTCCCGTGAGATAAAGCTTTGCGGCAAGGAGCTCTTCCTGTGCTATTACAGCGATAATCCCACAGTAATGGCGGAGTGCGGCTTCCTGTCCAATCCCGAGGAGGCGGCACTTCTCGGTACTGAGGACTACCGCGAAAAAGTAGCCTTTACGCTTTACTCGGGCATAAGTGATTTTGTGAATCGGAAGAAATAA
- a CDS encoding DUF308 domain-containing protein, whose amino-acid sequence MGKLGRIRNVFVGILMLLLSLIMLLLKPEDAFLIAAVILSLALLITGIRLLVYYFTMARHMVGGKKQLYVGLIVLDFGIFTMTLTKIPHLYLILYLLGTHAFGGGINILRALEAKRNGAPWKLKLSQGIVNIIVAVLCLFSLESTKLLVITVLSWTYLLGSGSHYLRIQTNLDRVYTVRKQ is encoded by the coding sequence ATGGGTAAGCTCGGACGTATACGCAATGTTTTTGTCGGTATCCTCATGCTGCTGCTGAGTCTTATTATGCTCCTGCTCAAACCTGAGGACGCTTTTCTGATCGCGGCGGTAATACTCTCGCTGGCTCTGCTTATCACAGGAATACGCCTGCTCGTATACTATTTCACAATGGCGCGCCATATGGTAGGCGGAAAGAAACAGCTGTATGTGGGGCTGATAGTTCTTGATTTCGGTATCTTCACTATGACGCTGACCAAGATACCACACCTGTATCTGATACTCTATCTGCTGGGCACACACGCTTTCGGCGGTGGGATAAACATTCTCCGCGCACTGGAAGCAAAGCGCAACGGTGCGCCATGGAAGCTGAAATTAAGTCAGGGCATCGTGAATATCATTGTTGCAGTACTGTGTCTGTTCTCGCTGGAATCCACAAAGCTGCTGGTAATTACTGTACTGTCTTGGACTTATCTACTCGGCTCTGGTTCGCATTATCTCCGCATTCAGACGAACCTCGATCGTGTATATACAGTGAGGAAACAATAA
- a CDS encoding glycoside hydrolase family 25 protein — protein sequence MADNKRRIRFKSIALLEAVIILILIVLLVWAAFIRGRNEAVPANAGSQKAEVRRRAVIEKEETFYQLDGKKILMNDSTYGEVFVPVYEDVPASTIDLDEITMRNGYAYYKENGEVTSTTGVDVSEFQGEIDWEQVKQAGIDFAFIRVGYRTYGDGIVTYDSAFQHNIEGALDAGIKVGAYFYSQATTADEAVEEADAVIDALADYKITYPVVYDWEIVHDAARTDNVSVEALADCCVAFCERVKDSGYTPMIYQNTGTAMRKLDLPRIKDYDFWLAEYADKPSFYYDFKIWQYSNTGRVPGIEGDVDLNICFRPYDGKVKESTTKAD from the coding sequence ATGGCAGACAACAAAAGACGTATTCGCTTCAAGAGCATTGCTCTGCTTGAAGCTGTAATAATACTGATACTTATAGTGCTGCTGGTGTGGGCGGCATTTATCCGCGGCAGAAACGAGGCTGTCCCTGCCAATGCAGGCTCGCAGAAAGCGGAGGTTCGCAGGAGAGCGGTCATAGAAAAAGAGGAGACCTTCTACCAGCTTGACGGCAAGAAGATACTCATGAACGACAGTACATACGGCGAGGTATTCGTCCCTGTTTACGAGGACGTTCCCGCCAGCACCATAGATCTTGACGAGATCACCATGCGCAACGGCTACGCTTACTACAAGGAGAACGGCGAGGTGACCTCCACTACGGGAGTTGACGTTTCCGAGTTTCAGGGCGAGATCGACTGGGAGCAGGTAAAGCAGGCAGGCATTGATTTTGCGTTCATACGTGTGGGATACCGTACATACGGCGACGGAATAGTTACATATGATTCGGCATTTCAGCACAATATCGAGGGAGCTCTCGACGCAGGCATAAAGGTGGGAGCTTACTTTTACTCACAGGCGACCACTGCGGACGAGGCTGTGGAAGAAGCTGACGCGGTCATCGACGCCCTTGCTGATTATAAGATCACATATCCCGTAGTCTACGACTGGGAGATAGTCCACGACGCCGCACGTACCGATAATGTAAGCGTCGAAGCTCTTGCGGACTGCTGTGTGGCATTCTGCGAAAGAGTAAAGGACTCGGGATACACTCCCATGATATACCAGAACACGGGAACAGCTATGCGCAAGCTTGATCTTCCCAGAATAAAGGACTACGACTTCTGGCTTGCGGAGTATGCTGATAAGCCGTCATTCTACTATGATTTCAAGATATGGCAGTACTCCAATACGGGAAGAGTTCCGGGTATCGAGGGCGATGTAGACCTTAACATCTGCTTCAGACCATACGACGGCAAGGTCAAGGAATCAACGACAAAGGCTGATTAA
- a CDS encoding sigma-70 family RNA polymerase sigma factor, whose product MTDQEFKKYMERSPEECMRVVFDEYCNYVYVIAATKLKNCGTTEDIEECVSDVFTEVFKRINYIGERDGDLKGFIGVIAKRKAIDMYRKLSVKADRTISTDDEGFIEISSGENIIESTEMSERNSILLNKIKELGEPDTTIIIKQYYYNMTVAEIGKAISMTSAAVQKRSVRARQKLKTMLCEVGINY is encoded by the coding sequence ATGACAGATCAGGAGTTCAAGAAATACATGGAACGATCTCCGGAAGAGTGCATGAGAGTAGTTTTTGATGAATACTGCAATTATGTATACGTAATAGCTGCAACTAAACTAAAAAACTGCGGTACTACGGAAGATATAGAGGAATGTGTGAGTGATGTTTTTACTGAGGTATTCAAAAGGATAAATTATATTGGTGAGCGCGATGGCGACCTGAAAGGATTTATCGGAGTTATCGCCAAACGCAAAGCAATAGATATGTACAGAAAACTTAGTGTAAAAGCTGATAGGACCATATCAACCGATGATGAAGGATTCATAGAAATATCGTCCGGAGAAAACATAATAGAATCTACTGAGATGTCAGAACGTAATTCCATCTTACTTAATAAAATAAAAGAATTAGGCGAACCTGACACGACGATCATAATAAAGCAGTACTACTACAATATGACAGTAGCTGAAATAGGGAAAGCAATTTCAATGACATCAGCCGCAGTACAGAAACGAAGCGTTCGGGCAAGACAAAAGCTGAAAACGATGCTTTGTGAAGTCGGCATAAATTATTAA